The stretch of DNA CCCAGGTGGAAGCGTCCCCTCGCTCAGCCATCTGTGGTCCATCACAGTTAAAGATGGCAGTGGGTCCTCTGTAAAGgtgagaaatggggaggaaGTGGAGACTGTGTCTGAAGAGGAAACGCATCCCGTTCGGCGCCATTATCTTCCCCCAACCTCTGTCTTCGCTGCACCCTAAAGCCCCCTTCTACTATTCAGATGTTTTATTGCCCTGGGGGGCTTCTGCCGTCGCCCTAATTCAGAGACTCTTTTTCTTGGCACCGTCTTGCCGTTAGAAGCCGTTTCTAGCCATTTAACCCCTCTGTGCCCGTGCTCTTCCACTCCTTGGAAGCCTGGCTTTGCCCCGAGCCCCCCGCGTACCGCCAGGGGTAATAAAATACAGAGGGAGAGGTTCCCTTAAACAATGCTTAGAGGGCCAGAGGAGGGCCAGTGCAGCTGTCTCTCTTGGTGTTAGAGCGCACAGCTCGATGCTGCACCTGCGCGGAGACAGGAAGCGGTTTTGCTGCACCCACCACGGCCCCCCGGGGTATTTCTGGGACGGGAGATGCCGTCGTCTGCGTGACTAGATGCGCGACCCTGAGTGCCGTGGGGTGTCTCGCCCCGTAAACCCCTCACCCGTTCTTCTCTCTGCAGCTGTCTAGCTGGCGTCACTTCAATGGCTTCGGGTCTCGGGCAGACGGCTCTGGAGGGCCACGTCTTCCCTGCACCCTGGGCTGCGTTGGGGCTGTTCCTTCTGCTCTGCGGTCTCTGCATGTTCTGCAAACGCCGGTAAGTCGTGGTAACGGGTGCCGGCCGGTCAGACGCCGAACATGTCCCACAGACTGCCACAGGTGGGCCGTTTGGTCTGGGATGTGGATGGGGGACGCGGTTAATGTCTTATTCTCCCCCCAGGAAAAAGAGGATACGGAATGTCTGCTCCACCCGGGGACCTGTTGTGGACGTGGTACGTGGACCTCGAGTGGCACCGCTGGGTGGGGGGTGGCGGAGGGTCACTGGCAGAGGTCGATGGGGATAGACGCTCCCCGGATCCGCTGCTGAGACGTAGTGTTATTGAGTACGTGGAACTGGTGGCTTCGTCCGTCACAcctgctgtctgtctgtctcttacagtctctgCTCCGCCAGACGCAGCTCCGATCCCTCAGCAAATCCGACACCAAACTGCACGAGATCCGGAGACCCGCCGTGGACCGCAGCCGTGAGTCCCAGCTTTACCCTTCATGTATATCGCGGGATGTAATGTAACGTCCGCAGACATGggtatctacccccccccctcaccaCCACATGGATATCTACCCCCCGctcacccccacacacacgtgTCTAccccacacatacatatgtcTACCCCCACTTATCTCCGGCTCAGAGGACGCCGGCAGAAGAGACCAAAGAGGTCCATCAGGTTCTGAGGATTCCCCGACTAAGCGAGTCCCCCATCCTCTTCCCGTTAGTCATCCATATCTGTCTCAATGAGCCAGGTACAGTGTGTGGCCCCTGGGCCCTCCTCTGTGGACCTTGTTAAAGGTTGTGGGATCTCTGGGATGTTTTGTTGCCAGCGCGACAATAAGGAAAGTCTGCGTTCCAAGAGAGCCAGAGTGACACGGCAAACAACTGGAAACCATGGTGACAGGAACACGCCAACATCCCAGAGACCTGTAACATGCTTGCCACGTGCCTGTGTGTTTTGGTACATATTGAACACGCTTACCCTACATGTTAACACCTTTTTGTCCCCCCAGAGATCAGACCACTCAGCATGGACCCGGGGTACCCGTCCACAATGTGGCAGCAGCTGCCATGTTCTCCCCCGACAGATGCCACGTACTCCCAGCTATCCTACCCCCCGAACCATCAACACTTAGCACTTTATGAAAGCGTGGAGCTGTCCGAGGACGGCCCCCCCGAGCATGCAGCGACCGATGAGTATGCCTGTGTACGGAAGATCAAACGATGTGGACCCCCGGCATCCCAGGAGAAGACCCCTGTGCATCCTGCCCCGGCTGAGCCAAGTACCGGGGGCAGTCCACAGCCACTCAGGGTATGTTAGGCATCCAGACGTCCCACCAGAATCTAAACCCAGATGCACCCCCAAACCCGATAcgtttaatgttaataaatccCGCTCGTTAACGCCTCGCATAATGTGTTCTAAATGCCACGTGTGCGGGAAAAGAATGGCGCCGTGTAATTAGAGCTTGCTGCGTTTGTTCGTTTGCAGACAGAAGCCGTTTACTCGAAAGTGCACAAGAAAAAGAGACCGGAGGGGGAGGGGAACATGCAAGGGGCCCCCGAGAGCAGCCAGGGGCCAATCCGCTGGGGGTTGGAGCTTCTGAGGGTCCCAGAGACGCAGCCCGAGGAAAGCCTGTATGAAAATATCTGTGAGATGAACAGCCGTGTCCCAAGGACTCGCAGCAAGGAGCTCGTCACAGAGTTATGAGTCTTATCGCCTTCTTACCCCCCGGCTGGGCGTGGAGGGGCCACAGGGGGCCGGTGCACGTGAGTGAGCCCCGGTGGGTCTGACGACAAGTATCTGAGATATGAGTACAATAAAACGTTTTAATGTGAGACGCTTAGACTGGTGTTACGTGGCTTGTCCAAAACACTTCAAAGAGGGCAGGTGGGGGGGTCATGTGACAATACGTGACCACACGCAGCGCTGCTTGCCCAGCGTGCCACCGGCTGCAAGGAAAGTCTCCGGGAGAGctgtgttatagtgtgtgtgtgttatgctgTGTTAcagcgtgtgtgtctgtatgtgttatGATGTGGGTGTGGGTTGTAGGTATGTAAGCATGTTGGAGTGTGTAAGTGGCTGTGAGGTGTGTGTAGTTGTTTGTtggtgtgtaagcgtgtgtgtcaGTCACTCACATACAGTCCGACCCCCAATCAGTCCAGTAATAGAGAACAATCACATTCCCAGACACGTTGGATCACACACGGTTTGACACCCCGGCAACAGAACTGGGAGATGGGGGTTGAAGAGGTGAGTGGGACTAGTCCTCCCCCTCGTTGGCCCCTTCAGCCCCCTCACTAACCCCGCCGGTACCGGACTCGGGAGTCTCCGGCAGGTGTCGGCAGACTGACAGGTGAATTACAGCCAGGGGTTAATAAGTATCCCGGCTAATAACGCCTCCTGGCGGGCACGTGATCAAGCCGGTGAACAACAACAAGCAGCGGCCAATCGGAGCAGAGGCTCTGGCCACGTGCCAGAGAGCGGGCAGTGGGCGTGGCATTTGTTGATGTTTTCCTGCAGCCAATGCGGAATGAGGAAAGCACGGGGTGGGCGCGGCCTGTGCGCGAGGCGGAGGTGGGTGTGAGGTTTGCGCGAGGCGGCAGTGTGGGCGGGACCCCGGTGCGCACCCTCCGCTGGCCGGTTCTCCCCTTTACCCTGCCCCCTCCCGGACCGGAGCATGGCGGCAGTAAGCGTCGGAACCCGTAACAGGCCGGCCACCCACACCGGTGTCATCCCTGCCGCCCGGGGCCGGGTGCCGGAAACAGCTCAAGACGCACGGAACCGGGAGCAGCCTGAGGTACCGGAGAAGGGGGTAGAACGTgctgtatagaaaaaaaaaaaagggtactCCGACACGCTGACCCCAAATACAGAACATGGGGAGCCCCGACACGCTGACCCCAAACACAGAACATAGGGAGCCCTGACACACTGACCCCAAACACAGAACATGGGGAGCCCCAACACACTAACTAGGAACATGGGGAGCCCCGATGCGCAGACCCCAATCACAAAGCACGGGGAGCCCTGACAGACTGACCCCGAACACATGCTTGTTCAAGAACGTGTTGATGTAAAGTTACCCCATGTTCTGTAACAGAGGACATGTTGCCCTCCTCACATTGTAAGAGGCTCTATTATTACCCAAACTTAGCACATGAACTACTGGCGCCTGATTGGTGGTCCGGGGAATCCCACCTGACCGCTGTGTCTGTTTTAGGTTTCCGTGAACTCAGGATCTTCACGCGGCCCGGATTATGTCGCCTCCTCGCGGACCGGGCTCTACAGGGGACCCCCAGAACACCAGGAGACAGAGTCCCCCCAGACGGACTCTGCCCGGAGCCGAAGTCTGGGTCTCCCGTCCTCCTCTGTCATCCCTGTCCCCAAACACAGGTGAGCGGACGCGGGGTACAGCCCGGGGTGCAGGGGCCCCCGTCGCACGAGGAGGAGGGGCATTTCCTCCTGAGGCCGTAGAGGGCTTTAGTGGGGGCATCTGTAAACGCATGCCCAGTCGACGGGGTGCGGGAGGGTACAGCACTGTTACAGGGTCTCTCCGTCTTCTCTGCAGGTTGGACGAGGCCATCGCCGCCGCTGCTCTCACCAGCCTGTCCTCGGGGCCCCTGGTTTTGAAAGTCGGGACGAGTCTGACAGGTAACGGGGGGGGTCTGGGGCCGTTAAAGTGCAAACACGGCGCCACCTTAAAACCATAAAAGTACCGGCAACCGGCTCCATTACTCGGTCCCTCTGTAATATACGGTTAGGAGTTAAAGTGCGTCTCGAACTTTACATACATGATCTATAGGGTGTGTACCAGTACCGGCACGCAGAGGGTTACACGCCCCGTGAACTAGCCTGGCTTTAGGAAGTAAGGTTGGGTATTTTTAGAAACGGGGAAGTAACTCCTTCATGGCCGGAGGCGCCCGTGTCACACGCTGAACGTCGGTGCTTTCTCTTCATGGTGGATCccgtgttatttatttaaacacctGCCTGTGAGAAACCGCCATCAAGCACTCCTGGCGGTATCAGCTTCATGCCGCCATATTTGTTACTGGCGTTGCTTCCGAACAGAGTTACGAACAGAGTTCCTTtatattctatttaaaaaaaggaaccgtttttttttctttttcttttcttaaaatcCTGTGTTTTGGGGGTTAATGTTTTAACGAATGCCGCCCTCCTCCCTGTTTGTTACCCCCTGTGTttcctgcagggggcagcagagAGCCATATGGCGAGAAGGCTGCCAATTCCTCCAGCTGCAGCAGCATCAACAGCTGCGACTTGTATCGCGACACGTCCGTGCCATCCACTCCCTCGCCGCCCCTGCGCCCTGCGCCCCTATCCGCCGGGCTGGACGGGGGCATCGAGGATTCAGACACCACGCATTTCCTGTTTGGCGACCCCGTGCCCCGGAAGAGGAAGGTGAGGGTTTCTTGCAGTGGCTTGACTCTCCCCGATTCCCTGTGCTGCCGTGCTGAGCCTCCTCTCTCTGCAGAACTCGGGCCGCCTCATGTTCCGCTGCCTGTGGAAGAATTGTGAGAAAGTCCTGAGTACATCGTCCGCCATCCAGAAGCACATCCGCGCCGCGCACCTCGGGTGAGTGTGACCCGCTGCACATGAGGTTGGCGTGGGTTTGGTGGGTGAGTGTGGGGCTTGGCGTGGGTTTGGGGTAAGTGAGCCCCCATCTTACGTACTACACCCTTCCCCATGCAGGCGATGTACGGAACAGGAACACAACGACGGGGAAGAGGATTTCTACTACACGGAAATGGATGTGAACGTGGACACGCTGAGCGACGGCCTGTCCAGCCTGACCCCCACATCGCCCACCACGGCTGGCCCCCCAGCTTTTCCCTGTCCCGGCTCTCTGGGGGCAGCTCACGGCTCAGACCTCCCTCTCGTGTCCCCTTTGAGCCTCTCGGCTCCGAGCACTCTTTGCCACGTCCACGCAGACCATGCCTATCAGGTGAGGCCTTCTCGGCTGCCTGCTGTGCCCGCTCCCCGGGCCCCTCTTTCCCTGTTTTGTGACTGTGGCTGTTCCGCCCACAGGCCCTGTCCCCCGCCAGCCTTTCCGCAGCTCCGACGGTCAGCTTCTCCTGGCAGTCGCCTCCCCTGCTCATCAAGGCTCCTCCGGTGAGTGCTGCCCATGCGtgtacatgggggggggggattatgtatgtatgtcgtGTGTCCGATCCTCTCTACAGGGCGTTGTGTTGTTGATACTCCCTGCAGGTCTGTCCGGTGTTGGGTGTTAATGAGAGGAGGCCACCTATCCTGACATCTACATCCGTCCAGAAGCACGGCCCGGGGGCCCGGTGAGTCCGCATAGAATGCCAGCCCCCCGTCGCGCATACTCCAGCCTGGGCCATCTTGGCCGGCTACATGCGTGCCTCCTAGTACCCGTGGCTGGGGGTGAAGCCGGCTTGGCTGTGACTGCCCCTCATTCTGTACGTTCTCTTCCGCAGGAAGCCTCGAGGGGAAGCCAAGAAGTGCCGCAAAGTGTACGGGATGGAGCGGAAGGACATGTGGTGCACGGCGTGCCGCTGGAAGAAGGCCTGTCAGAGGTTCATAGACTGAATGGGGGGACATCGGCCACCAGGGGGCAGCGCCCGGCTGTGCGGAGAAGCAAAGCGTTAACGTAGCATTTACTGGAGATTGACGCGTTTCCCGTGGGTTCCGAGCTGATCTCTTGGCTGCGACTGGCTGGGTCACCAGAAGGGGCAGATCTCGGGAaatgcaaacccccccccccccccggcagatTCCTGGAGCACCCCGCTGAGTGAATGGAAAGgattggggggggttattaggGGGGAAGGTCCTTGCACATTATTCTGCACTTTTCGGAGATGcctgggggggagggggcgtGATTTCATTACCAAAGGGGTGCTTACGGTGTTTCTAGAGGCTCAGCAGGGGGGGCACCCACACAGGACCCCTGGCAGCCCCAGTAGTAGGGTATGCACCTACAGCCGGTTCTGGTTCTGTTGGGCCAGCGTGGCATTTGCTCCACATAAATTTGCTCCACAGAAGGACTGGCCCACGTGAGTTTGGTTTGAATCAAAGTGTTTTAATCGCCGTTCTTGACTATTTGGAAGGAATTTCTATTTGATTTTTGGGTCAGAATTTTTCAGAAATTATGTAAATTGCTGCGCGAGATGCTTTTGGATTTCCGTAGAGTATGAGGGGCAGTAAGGGGCTGTTTATGCCGTCTAATTACCCTCAAGCCCCCGGGGTTTCTCCGCTCGGTCTCCTCTGTTTTTGGAGGCAGCGTAAGGGTTAATGGTTTCTGCGTTTGGGGGAGGAAGCCCCTTGCCTGTGGCTGAGGGGCCGTGTGCCGTGAGCAGCACAAACCTCATCAAGCGTATCCGGTTTATAGGCGTTTCAGCAGATTGCAAAGCTGTGAATAATGGGTTAAATGGGCACTTTTGTAAGAAACcccatattttttacatatttatacctAAAACAAGAGGCTTAATGTCTAAGTCTGGTTGCTGAGCGCTTTGGCGTCGTACCCCGATTAACCCCTTGCGTGATTAACCCCCGGGGGCTGGGTCTTCTTACATTTCATTCCTTTTCAGGGTGAGCGAGGGTTAACTCCACAGACATTATTTGTCCGTATTTAGATTTTCGCAGCTTgcttaaatataattttctccGGCAGTCGAAAGGATAGAAGTTTTCTGGAAGCCaagaacataatttttttttctgctcatttttgatgtttttgattattttttttgctttcagagATCTTTGTGGCTTCGCTCCTCTAGAGGTTTCGCACAGCAGGCGGCGGGACGCGTTTATTGAGAACGGCACTGCGGTCAGGCGAGATTGTCGGGTAGAGTTCTAAACACCATAACAGTCCGTAAAAAGGCAGTCCAGAAAAACgaatttttatgaaaaatttttcttggttttttattattcttcaaAGTGCTCGTTTTTAAGAAGAAAAGACCCCCGGTGAGTTTCCTTTTTTGACGTTTACACCCCCGAGGCGCGTCCGAGTCCAGGGGCGTTGTTGTTGCTGTCTGGAACTCTGCACCTTTTATGACTCAAAGCACTTAAGGGCAGCTTCATCAATCTCTTGCACTTGTAAAGTGGACTCCCgagtcctggggggggggggatgcttTTATAAAGGCACATATGGGGCCGGTACTCACCTGCCAGGTACAGTCATCGGAGCTGCGTCCTTGGGGCGGGTGCATGTGGGACCTCTGAGTGGGCCTGGCCGGGGACGAGACCCCCATAGAGGTTTTGGGGGGTGGGTGGTTATGTCTCATGTTTTGTCTCTTTGCATAAACTGGGGGCACTTTCGTATATCTTATACATGTGCAAGGGGGTTCTGGTTGACGGGCTGTGAATTATTTTGCTGGGTTGGGGGTCTGATGCACGGTGGGATCCCAGTGTGCCTGCAGGTCAGGCAGCTGCACATGCTCTGTCCATCCCTGAATGTTGTAAAAGCAGCCTCCAGGGGCCACTACCTGGACTGAGGTTACCACAGACGCAGTTCTGCTCTTGGGGCGATTTGGGGATAATCaggattttttgtttcttaaaggTGTAGCTGTACAGTGGGCACACGGGGCTCTCATGCTTATGGCGGGGTCTCTGGGGGGCACAGAGAGCAGGAGATGCTATGAGCTTTATTTTGGGTGAGATACATTCTTGCACTAGAATGGGCGGGCCAGGCGCAGAGGGGGGGCTTGCTGTGTTGTGTGAATGGGATTAGAGAGCCAGGGGCTGCCGGAAAGGAGGCTGGTAGCCTGCTGGCTTTGGGGTGGGTGATATTGAGATGGCAACTTGGTTGAATGAACGGGGCCGGCAGTTTGCTTGTGTTAGGGTGCCTGAGGCTGCTGGGTTGGGGTGTTTTCGCCTCTAAATGTTTCTTCCATTGTTCAGCTGTGACTGACGGTGTACACAGCACCACCTCGTGGAGGAATGTGCCAAGCACACACCGGAACCTTTTCTCAATGATCTCCATGaaataaatttttctttttgtaaatctATTTTGTAGCGTCTTCTTTCCACAAAGTCTGAGGACCCTGGCCTGGACCGTCTCACGGAAGTCTTGGTGAGTTTGGGGTTCCAGGAGCCCGGCTCGGGGTATTAAGAATTCTGCgttttactttaaatatttgctGTAACCGGCTCTGGGTGCGTCTGTAAGTGTGGAAAACGTGCGCTAGAGTGCATGCAGACGGCAGTCTGCACAGGAATGGATCCTGAGACGGGCCGGAGGCCTGTGCTGCCCCCTACAGGTCACGCATTACCCCTAATCCAACATCCCGGTATCCATGTATAAAGACCTCACAGATACCCCCTCTGTGTCATTTGCGTGCTCAGTTACACCGGACACAGGCCGTGTTTCCTCTGGCTCCCCAGCGCTCACAGGGTTAACCTGGCGGCGGTATATCTGTATAACCCCCGAGGAAGCAGGCAACTCTCCCAATCTGTCAGCCACATCCAGCACAGCCTCCCATGCATGCGTGTGGCATTGGCATGTGTTGCATTGGCGtgagctccccctgctggctgagtCACATCACAACCAGCAAACTTAGAAAACCTTTATTGGATAACCGAATTGCATTAGATTGCGAGCTTTTGGGGTTTATAAGCAAACCCTCCCGATGTAGTTTAGTATTTAGCGACTATAGTACCAAAACCTGTTCATTTGCCCACGGAGGCGAGACGGCAGCTGCTCATCCACCCCTGGGGGGCATTAATGAAATCCCTCCAGCCGGTTCCGGAACACGTTAGCAGCAGTTTGTCATTTATTGAAACTGAATTTCGATTTAATCCAAACTAAACGCGGTCGGACCGCCGGGCAGAGAACACGAGGCGCTTCCTGACGACAGAAACAGGAAGCCTGCGCTTGGCTCCTCCCCCGGCACCCTCCTCCCCCAATATTAAAAACATCTCCGTCACAAACACAAGTTTATAATGAGAAAgtcaatagataataataatatattccagcaaaaaaataaaatcctcaTTGCACCGCCGCCTCGCAACTTTTACTATCTGGAAatgtctggggaggaaaaagtaaaataaataatatttttctatagGAAAGTGCAGACTCGGCAAATAAACCTCCGATAAAACATTATCCtcaaaccaataaaaaaaaaagcacggaGTCCGTCGCGAGTCCGCAAAAACTGTAGATTTCagaatgaaataatatttatataaatatttgtaggGTTCTccttaaaaagtgtgtgtggaggggggatttaacccttttcttGCATGTCTGTTACCTCCTTGGGAGAGGGGGGGCAATCAAGCACTGCATAGCTACCTCTAGGACGGACACCATCAAACCAGGTCCCCTTTAGagcttttaaagggttaacttctCCAATAAATAGCTTATAATGTACCGCGCTCCACCGACCAGATGCAGAGGGAAATGGAATCATTATCCAATTAAGGGGGAAGTGAGTTTGTTCTCTTTGCTCTCGCATCTGGTGAAGCTCAAAAGGAGCGGGGCTGAGACAGACAGCTCTAAATCTAAGCACTCACGGCCGGCCAGCTACAGCTGTTTAGTTATTTCGGGCTTAACGGCGAGCTGGTCCGGGGCACCCTCTCCCTGCCGGTGGCCAGTCCGCGCTGCATCGTCACGGTAACAAGTCATTAACGCTCAGGCCTGGTAAAACGTTTGCTCTGTACATGTGATCCGCCGGCCGCGCAGGGAAAGTCTCCTGCTTGCGAACAGGTTGCGGCGCCATGAGGATCAGAGACTGGGCCCTGGCAGGGGTCTCACGATGATTGTGGTTCAGCAATCAGAAAATATTAGAAACCTCGGCttccttaaataaaatgtaaaaagtacagCAGCTGGGGGGGGTAAGAAGGTAGATCCCGGGGCAGGTGGGGCCCCCCCCCGCTGCCACGGCAGAAGCTTGTGTGCAGAGACCAGGTCTCGCTGGCTCCTGCAGCATACAAACCAacccctttctcttcttccaaaGCAGGGAGGGCATTAAAAGTACTCGGGGGGGCCCGGCGGTGCCAAGCAGCTCGTGCGCAGCCGGTGCCAACACACAGGGCCCTCCGGTGGTACCGCGAGGGATCCTCCTGCCCTCAGCATGGTCAGTTTTACAATCGGCCCCCTCTAGGATATCCAAGTGAACTCCTTGAGCCGCCCCCCACTCACTTCGGGGGTGCAGTCCTCTATCTCATCGTCCTCCAAAATGACATCATCCTGCGAGGTCTCCGCTTCCTCCTTCCACTTGATGTCGTCATCCTCCTCCACCCCCATCTCCTCGTCCACCTTCAGCTCGTCCACGTCCTCCAGGTAGTGGCCCTCGCCTGCGTACATGGCATCAGGGGAGTGCACTCCGCCGCCGTGGCCCACGCCTCGCCCCGCACAGTCCACGCACACCCCGTGCCTCCTGGAGCCGTGTTTGATGCCCACGCTCGCGGCCGACATGAACACGCGGTTACACACTTTGCACACGTACTTCTTGTCTTTGCTGTGAACCTGGAAAGAGATGACAGGGGGGCAAACCTTCATTTACATGCAGCACCTTTGGCATCACGTTACACGTGTGTTGAGGTGGGGATTAAATGCAGGCGAAATCATTTTAAGCACTGCGTATGATGTCATGGATTGAGAGAGCTAGGGGTTAAATTACACTattgccccccccacacttgCACCTACATGCCATGCGGTTATTTGCACAGGTGTGCTGtgtaccccccccctccccgatcCGGTTACCAGGCTTTGCACCGTCAcacgggggggagggggggttggggggACAGATGGCCGTCCAATAACTTGACAGCAGAGGACACTCTCGGAAGGAACCGTCTCGGCTGCCATGGTAACCGTAATACCAGGCTCTTTAATCAGCGGGGTAAGTGGCACCAGGTCCCTGCCCCTCGGCTGGTAGCAAGCGGAGACAGGCGGGCTCCCCGCTCACATGATACACTGTGCCGCTGAGAGAATGGAgctatcaccatggcaaccagaaGAACATTCCTGCTGACTGCCCCACACTTGGCAATAGAATGGCTCCTACACAGTACGGTAGGTGGAACGTATGCGGGAATTACCCCAGTGCCCCCATTAACTGCCCCAAACGCCCCCCACGAGATCGCAGCGCTGTGTGCACCATGGGGTCCGACTGGCAGTATACTCGGTGCTCCGCCGAGCCAGGCCACGGACATAATTAAAACAGCTCAGATTCCCGCCAGGAATTAAATACCTTCCGGGCGCACAAATCCAGGGGGCGGGGGTAATCTGATCGCAGACAGGGGGCATGTTGGTGCGGCTGCATCTGGGGCCCCGTCAACAACAAAAACTGCTCCCAGTAATGGCGGTAACCCTTTAGTGCCATAAGGCTGAGAGCTGACACCGATTAAACTTGCGGGGTTAAACCACCGGAATTGCCCTCGCACTAATTAACACTATTTAAATAGAAGA from Spea bombifrons isolate aSpeBom1 chromosome 13, aSpeBom1.2.pri, whole genome shotgun sequence encodes:
- the LIME1 gene encoding lck-interacting transmembrane adapter 1 gives rise to the protein MASGLGQTALEGHVFPAPWAALGLFLLLCGLCMFCKRRKKRIRNVCSTRGPVVDVSLLRQTQLRSLSKSDTKLHEIRRPAVDRSQIRPLSMDPGYPSTMWQQLPCSPPTDATYSQLSYPPNHQHLALYESVELSEDGPPEHAATDEYACVRKIKRCGPPASQEKTPVHPAPAEPSTGGSPQPLRTEAVYSKVHKKKRPEGEGNMQGAPESSQGPIRWGLELLRVPETQPEESLYENICEMNSRVPRTRSKELVTEL
- the SLC2A4RG gene encoding SLC2A4 regulator → MAAVSVGTRNRPATHTGVIPAARGRVPETAQDARNREQPEVSVNSGSSRGPDYVASSRTGLYRGPPEHQETESPQTDSARSRSLGLPSSSVIPVPKHRLDEAIAAAALTSLSSGPLVLKVGTSLTGGSREPYGEKAANSSSCSSINSCDLYRDTSVPSTPSPPLRPAPLSAGLDGGIEDSDTTHFLFGDPVPRKRKNSGRLMFRCLWKNCEKVLSTSSAIQKHIRAAHLGRCTEQEHNDGEEDFYYTEMDVNVDTLSDGLSSLTPTSPTTAGPPAFPCPGSLGAAHGSDLPLVSPLSLSAPSTLCHVHADHAYQALSPASLSAAPTVSFSWQSPPLLIKAPPVCPVLGVNERRPPILTSTSVQKHGPGARKPRGEAKKCRKVYGMERKDMWCTACRWKKACQRFID